A section of the Petrimonas sulfuriphila genome encodes:
- a CDS encoding tyrosine-type recombinase/integrase, giving the protein MGTWGSTKNGEERLVPVCGSLKDNLLKYLHYRNMLPIKGINYAEHAFFVKLNGDAVSSANAYRWFKKVYTRCGIAYRGEHFGPRVHDLRHTMAAHSLVKMIGEEMDIYAALPLLAACLGHKTLTATEGYVRLTCSEYPDLLRQCSSLNNFIYGKEDGIE; this is encoded by the coding sequence GTGGGAACATGGGGCAGTACGAAGAATGGAGAAGAGCGTTTGGTGCCGGTATGCGGTTCACTTAAGGATAACCTCTTGAAGTATCTGCATTACAGGAATATGTTGCCTATCAAGGGTATAAACTACGCTGAACATGCTTTCTTTGTAAAACTTAATGGAGACGCGGTCTCTTCAGCAAATGCTTATCGATGGTTCAAAAAGGTATATACACGCTGTGGCATTGCGTATCGGGGGGAACACTTCGGTCCACGCGTTCATGATCTGAGACATACCATGGCAGCTCATTCACTTGTAAAGATGATAGGGGAAGAGATGGATATCTATGCTGCACTTCCGTTGTTGGCCGCGTGCCTTGGGCATAAGACTCTAACTGCAACAGAAGGATATGTGCGCCTCACATGTAGTGAATATCCCGACCTATTGCGGCAGTGCTCATCTTTGAACAACTTTATATATGGCAAAGAAGATGGCATCGAATGA
- the recG gene encoding ATP-dependent DNA helicase RecG has protein sequence MILQTDIKFVPGVGPKRAGILNKELDVFTLGDLLRYYPYRYIDRSRMYYVHEIDGSMPYIQLKGKITAFEMFGEGRKKRLVAHFTDGTGFIDLVWFQGIRFVENKYKANQEYIVFGKPTLFNNRWNIAHPDIDPYLSEADRPDGLMAMYNTTEKMKNHYLNSKAVQKIIENAFGMINGRLPESLSADVVKTAHLMSFHDAVENIHFPRNPVLLRDAEFRLKFEELFFIQLNIVRYAADRKDKLNGFVFKRVGKYLNSFYEKHLPFELTNAQKRVIKEIRKDTASGKQMNRLLQGDVGSGKTLVAVMCMLIAMDNGFQSCLMAPTEILASQHFETFRGLLSDMDVNVALLTGSTRKKERADIHAGLLSGDIHILIGTHALIEDVVQFNNLGFVVIDEQHRFGVAQRAKLWSKNEHPPHVLVMTATPIPRTLAMTVYGDLDVSVIDELPPGRKPVQTLHRYDKKRGALYQFIREQVKAGRQAYIVYPLIEESETLDLKNLEEGFVHIREAFPEFTVCKMHGRMKPAEKEEVMQRFVANEAQIMVSTTVIEVGVNVPNASVMVIESAQRFGLSQLHQLRGRVGRGADQSYCVLITPYELSSDTRKRMEIMTESNDGFVIAEADLKLRGPGDLEGTQQSGIPFNLKIADLVRDNAILFRAREVAESIISRDPKLSQPEHLVLKQQLSRLSGNRYDWGRIG, from the coding sequence ATGATCCTTCAGACCGACATAAAATTTGTTCCGGGTGTGGGCCCCAAACGGGCGGGGATCTTAAATAAGGAACTCGACGTTTTCACGCTGGGCGATTTGCTACGCTATTATCCTTACCGGTATATCGACCGGAGCCGGATGTATTACGTGCACGAAATCGACGGTAGTATGCCGTACATCCAGCTCAAAGGGAAAATAACGGCTTTCGAAATGTTCGGTGAAGGACGGAAAAAACGGCTTGTGGCGCATTTTACCGATGGTACGGGCTTTATCGATCTGGTGTGGTTTCAGGGTATCCGGTTTGTGGAAAATAAGTACAAGGCCAATCAGGAGTATATCGTTTTCGGCAAACCCACGCTTTTCAACAACCGTTGGAACATAGCCCACCCCGATATTGATCCCTATTTGAGCGAAGCCGACCGGCCCGATGGCCTCATGGCGATGTACAACACCACGGAGAAGATGAAAAACCATTACCTGAATTCGAAAGCCGTTCAGAAAATCATCGAAAATGCGTTTGGAATGATTAACGGCAGGCTTCCAGAATCCCTCTCTGCCGATGTGGTGAAAACGGCTCATCTCATGTCGTTCCACGACGCTGTCGAGAACATTCATTTCCCCAGGAATCCCGTATTGCTGCGGGACGCCGAGTTCAGGTTGAAATTTGAGGAGTTGTTTTTTATCCAGCTTAACATCGTCCGGTATGCTGCCGACCGGAAAGACAAACTCAACGGCTTTGTTTTTAAAAGGGTGGGGAAGTACTTGAATTCGTTTTACGAGAAACACCTGCCGTTTGAACTGACCAACGCGCAAAAACGGGTAATCAAAGAGATCCGCAAGGATACGGCGTCGGGCAAGCAGATGAACCGTCTTTTGCAAGGTGATGTAGGTAGCGGGAAAACGTTGGTGGCGGTCATGTGCATGCTGATTGCGATGGATAACGGTTTCCAGTCCTGCCTGATGGCCCCTACCGAAATTTTGGCGTCACAGCACTTCGAGACTTTCCGCGGGCTGCTGTCGGACATGGATGTGAATGTGGCGTTGCTGACGGGCTCGACCCGGAAAAAAGAACGTGCGGACATCCATGCCGGATTGTTGTCGGGAGACATACACATCCTTATCGGCACCCACGCCCTTATTGAAGATGTGGTGCAATTTAACAACCTGGGATTTGTGGTTATCGACGAACAACATCGTTTTGGCGTGGCGCAGCGTGCGAAACTTTGGTCGAAGAACGAGCATCCTCCACACGTTTTGGTGATGACGGCCACCCCTATCCCCCGTACGCTCGCCATGACGGTCTACGGCGATCTGGATGTCTCCGTGATTGATGAATTGCCTCCCGGAAGAAAACCGGTGCAGACCCTGCACCGGTACGACAAGAAGCGGGGAGCGCTTTATCAGTTTATCCGCGAACAGGTAAAAGCCGGAAGGCAGGCTTATATCGTCTATCCCCTGATCGAGGAAAGTGAGACGCTGGACCTGAAAAACCTGGAAGAGGGGTTTGTCCATATCCGGGAAGCTTTTCCCGAATTTACCGTCTGTAAAATGCACGGACGCATGAAACCTGCGGAGAAAGAGGAGGTGATGCAGCGGTTTGTGGCCAACGAAGCACAAATCATGGTGTCCACCACCGTTATTGAGGTGGGAGTCAATGTGCCGAACGCTTCGGTAATGGTAATCGAAAGCGCACAACGTTTCGGCTTGTCGCAGCTTCACCAGTTGCGGGGCAGGGTGGGGCGCGGCGCCGACCAGTCGTACTGTGTGCTGATCACGCCTTACGAGCTCTCTTCCGATACCCGTAAGCGGATGGAGATCATGACCGAGAGTAACGACGGATTCGTTATCGCCGAAGCCGACCTGAAACTACGCGGCCCGGGCGACCTGGAAGGCACGCAGCAAAGCGGTATCCCCTTCAACCTTAAAATAGCCGACCTGGTACGGGATAACGCCATCCTGTTCCGCGCCCGCGAGGTTGCGGAAAGCATCATCTCCCGGGACCCCAAGCTCTCACAGCCGGAGCATCTGGTGTTGAAACAACAACTCAGCCGTTTGAGCGGAAATCGCTACGATTGGGGAAGGATTGGGTGA
- a CDS encoding IS3 family transposase — protein MIYLFIKEYNSKQWTVEVMCRVLKVPRSSYYRWLKDPEGQRKRKYMELDEKIRDAYFAARGRNGSPRLAKDLQVSGTPVSRTTVACHMRKMGLRSKLSRRFKVTTDASHNYKVAPNLLNREFNQNEPVKACVSDLTYIPCKDGFLYLTCVLDLFDRKLIGWSISDHMNASHTVVPAIRMANRNRPFGEGMIFHSDRGIQYACKQTVNLLKSLKLEQSMSGKGNCWDNAVAESFFKTFKSELVYGTKLKTREQMRLYVFEYIESWYNHKRRFSALGNLTIDEFWNQYNIKKESIKNVA, from the coding sequence TTGATCTATCTCTTTATAAAGGAATATAACTCGAAACAATGGACGGTCGAGGTGATGTGCAGAGTACTGAAAGTCCCCAGGAGCAGTTATTACCGCTGGCTTAAAGATCCGGAGGGCCAACGTAAGCGCAAATATATGGAGCTGGACGAAAAGATCAGGGATGCATATTTTGCAGCCAGGGGACGCAATGGAAGCCCCCGGCTGGCAAAGGATTTGCAGGTATCCGGAACTCCTGTCTCGAGAACCACTGTAGCATGCCACATGAGGAAAATGGGCTTGCGCAGCAAACTCTCGAGACGATTCAAAGTGACGACGGATGCCTCTCACAACTATAAGGTTGCTCCAAATCTGTTGAATCGCGAATTTAATCAGAATGAGCCTGTGAAAGCGTGTGTCTCTGACCTGACGTATATTCCGTGTAAGGATGGATTTCTTTATCTGACCTGTGTGCTGGATCTTTTTGACCGCAAACTGATCGGATGGTCCATAAGCGATCATATGAATGCATCCCATACCGTAGTTCCGGCCATCAGGATGGCCAATAGGAACAGACCTTTTGGAGAAGGAATGATATTTCATTCTGACCGGGGCATACAATATGCTTGCAAACAAACTGTCAATCTGTTGAAATCCTTGAAGCTGGAACAAAGTATGAGTGGAAAGGGAAATTGTTGGGATAATGCCGTGGCTGAAAGCTTTTTCAAAACTTTCAAATCTGAATTGGTCTATGGTACCAAACTCAAAACAAGAGAGCAAATGCGCTTGTATGTATTTGAATATATTGAATCCTGGTATAATCATAAAAGAAGATTCTCAGCATTGGGAAACTTAACCATTGATGAATTTTGGAATCAGTATAATATTAAAAAAGAATCAATTAAAAATGTCGCTTAA
- a CDS encoding ATP-binding protein has product MNTPFVYGKLPQRIDFTDREKELERLKNNFNSLVNTMIISPRRWGKTSLVKMASLLATQENKKLKVVHMDVFNIRSEYEFYLLLANEVLKATSSGWDDLVKHTRFFLKQLMPQVSFSPDKQSKISFSIGWEELQKHPDDILNLAENIAQKKDLSIVVCIDEFQNIASFEHSDVFQRKLRAHWQTHQKTAYCLYGSKQHMLLDVFSNYSMPFYKFGDILFLEKIPTSNWVSFIQKRFVDTQKEIFPEEAERIALLADNHSYYVQQLAQQVWFRTVKRVTLPIVENAFDDIINQLSLLFVNMTDLLSTRQLSLLKAILNNEKQLTSKATLAKYDLGTSANVIQLKKRLIDLDIIDEMQGGIRFLDPMYKHWLATRFFDISLSYVSQDRL; this is encoded by the coding sequence ATGAATACACCATTTGTTTATGGGAAATTACCTCAACGTATCGATTTTACAGATAGGGAAAAAGAGTTGGAACGGTTGAAAAATAATTTCAATTCGCTTGTCAATACCATGATCATATCGCCTCGCCGTTGGGGTAAAACGTCTTTAGTAAAGATGGCATCCTTGTTGGCAACTCAGGAAAACAAGAAGCTTAAGGTCGTGCATATGGATGTTTTCAACATTCGGAGTGAGTATGAGTTTTACCTGTTATTGGCAAACGAAGTGTTGAAAGCAACCTCTTCCGGATGGGATGATTTAGTGAAACACACCCGATTTTTTTTGAAGCAGCTTATGCCGCAAGTTTCTTTTTCTCCCGACAAGCAGAGCAAGATATCTTTTTCTATTGGCTGGGAAGAGTTACAAAAGCATCCCGACGACATTCTCAACCTGGCGGAGAATATAGCCCAAAAAAAAGATTTGAGTATTGTCGTCTGTATTGATGAGTTTCAGAATATCGCGTCGTTTGAACATTCTGATGTATTTCAGCGGAAACTGCGGGCGCATTGGCAGACCCATCAAAAGACAGCCTATTGTTTGTATGGGAGTAAACAGCATATGTTGCTGGATGTTTTTTCGAATTACTCCATGCCTTTCTACAAATTTGGAGATATCCTGTTTTTAGAAAAAATACCGACCTCCAATTGGGTTTCGTTTATTCAAAAACGTTTTGTCGACACCCAAAAAGAGATTTTCCCGGAGGAGGCTGAACGGATTGCTCTACTGGCTGATAATCATTCTTATTACGTGCAGCAGTTAGCACAACAGGTATGGTTTCGAACGGTCAAACGTGTTACTTTGCCTATTGTGGAAAATGCGTTTGATGATATTATCAACCAGCTCAGTCTGCTTTTTGTGAATATGACTGATCTATTGAGTACAAGGCAATTGTCATTACTGAAAGCTATATTGAATAATGAAAAACAGTTAACTTCAAAAGCTACGCTGGCAAAATATGACTTGGGGACTTCTGCCAATGTGATTCAGTTGAAAAAGCGTCTTATCGACCTGGATATCATCGATGAGATGCAGGGTGGCATTCGTTTTTTGGATCCGATGTATAAACATTGGTTAGCAACGCGTTTTTTTGATATAAGTCTCTCTTACGTTTCTCAGGATCGACTTTAG
- a CDS encoding transposase has protein sequence MRKQRTHFDKAFKENAVKLSLERKNISELAQELGIAPFLLYRWRKEYQQKGEASFPGHGVQSLSEDTKRIAELEKRLGEAETERDILKKALSIISKRDR, from the coding sequence ATGAGAAAACAAAGAACCCATTTTGACAAGGCATTCAAAGAGAATGCGGTCAAACTCAGTTTAGAACGCAAGAATATTTCCGAGCTTGCACAGGAATTGGGTATTGCCCCCTTTCTTTTATATCGTTGGCGGAAAGAATACCAGCAGAAAGGAGAAGCCAGTTTCCCCGGACACGGTGTCCAGTCATTAAGTGAAGATACCAAAAGGATTGCTGAACTGGAAAAACGCCTTGGCGAGGCTGAAACGGAGCGGGACATATTAAAAAAAGCTTTGAGCATCATCTCCAAGAGAGATCGTTGA
- a CDS encoding site-specific integrase, which yields MASNDFAKQLSRFLGTYLPHERNVSPNTVSAYRDAFISFLLYLRDEKHIKADKVTLADTNRDNIIGYLQWLIDKQGCSIATRNNRLAAVRSFVSYLQYDSVEHMDQWQRILAIRGLKKGHTTPSHFTKEGIKLLLEQPDTTDPRELRHLAILALMYDTGCRVQELADLTIESLRIQCKPYSIKIYGKGRKTRIVPLCEHVVDILTKYMICYHVDTDIGKKNPLFCNSSRNKLTRAGITYILKKYAVMARISNPNLIPEITSCHQLRHSRAMHLLQSGVNLVWIRDLLGHSSIQTTEIYARADSKQKREAIEKASENLTPSGVIGEWVDNNDLISWLKGLGKK from the coding sequence ATGGCATCGAATGACTTCGCAAAACAACTCTCAAGATTCCTGGGTACATATCTGCCCCACGAAAGGAATGTCAGTCCCAATACGGTGTCTGCTTATCGAGATGCGTTTATATCTTTCCTTTTATACTTGAGAGATGAAAAGCATATTAAAGCAGACAAGGTTACACTTGCTGATACAAACAGGGATAATATCATCGGATACCTGCAATGGCTGATTGACAAGCAAGGCTGCAGTATTGCAACCCGGAACAACAGGCTGGCTGCTGTCAGATCCTTCGTGTCATATCTCCAGTACGACAGTGTGGAGCATATGGACCAGTGGCAAAGAATCCTGGCAATCAGAGGACTGAAAAAGGGACACACAACTCCCTCGCACTTCACCAAAGAAGGGATAAAACTCTTGCTTGAACAGCCGGACACGACCGACCCGAGGGAACTGAGGCATCTTGCAATACTTGCCTTGATGTATGATACCGGTTGCCGGGTTCAGGAACTCGCTGACTTGACGATAGAATCATTGAGAATACAATGTAAACCATACTCAATCAAAATCTATGGAAAGGGGCGGAAAACGAGGATCGTGCCTTTATGTGAACATGTCGTTGATATCCTGACCAAATACATGATCTGCTATCACGTTGATACGGATATCGGTAAAAAGAATCCACTCTTTTGCAATAGCTCGAGGAACAAACTCACAAGAGCAGGTATAACGTATATACTGAAAAAATATGCTGTAATGGCTCGAATAAGCAATCCGAATCTCATTCCCGAGATCACGAGTTGCCATCAACTGCGACATAGTCGGGCAATGCACCTTCTTCAATCAGGGGTCAACCTTGTATGGATACGGGACTTATTGGGACACTCCTCCATACAGACAACTGAGATATATGCGAGAGCCGACTCGAAACAGAAAAGAGAGGCTATTGAAAAGGCATCTGAAAATCTCACTCCTTCTGGTGTTATTGGAGAATGGGTTGATAATAATGACTTGATCTCATGGCTCAAAGGACTCGGTAAGAAATGA